The Tachysurus vachellii isolate PV-2020 chromosome 23, HZAU_Pvac_v1, whole genome shotgun sequence genome segment AAGCATGTGAAAGGTTTAGTCAAGCATGGTATGGTTAGACCACAAGCAGGATGTATTGAAATAACTGCAGGACTAAATAAAGAATCAGTAAAAGGAAAATTCCCCTCAAACCACCGGTACCAACAAAGCACTGCTtctatacagtgtgtatttgtgcgtaTATGCTTTGTTGGTGTCAGTGGTTTGTGGGGAATGTATAATGTACTTTGTTATTGAGCATCTGCTTttggttttttgtgtgtgtgcgtgtgtgcacagTGGGTCAGCcagtgaagaggaagaagggTCCAGCTCCCAAGATGCTGGGGAACGAggtgtgtagtgtctgtggaGACAAGGCCTCTGGTTTCCACTACAATGTATTAAGCTGTGAGGGCTGCAAGGGCTTCTTCAGGCGCAGTGTGATCAAAGGAGCACAGTATGTTTGCAAGAACTCTGGTCGCTGTGAGATGGACATGTACATGCGTCGAAAGTGTCAGCAGTGTCGGCTGCGCAAGTGTCGAGAGGCGGGCATGCTGGAGCAGTGTGAGTGGCTTCTCTCCTGGTCTAATTTTActgtgtgaggaaaaagtaaggaAAGTTAATTGGATAATTAAATCTGAAAGTGTAGATTCATTGTCTGACAATACAATCCTCACCTTTTAGCTAAGGTAACTTTACTAAGATTAGCTTAAATGCTAGCTCTGTAGCAGACCAGCACTAATTCCAAGAAAAGATTTccaagtcgtttttttttttttaaccaggtGTGCTTTCGGAGGAGCAAATTCGattgaagaaaatgaagaagcaGCATGATGAAGAGGCAGGTCGTAGCTCTACCATGTCTGCACCAAGCCCAGCAGCTGATATTCCCCCTTTGGCTCCAGAACAACAGGAAATGATCGAGAAGTTAGTCGCCATGCAGAAACAGTCAAACAAACGCTCCTTCATCGACCGGCGAAAAGTCACTGTAAGCGAACCCAGTCTTTCATGCTGTATCAATCTATTCAGCCTATTATACAGAGCAGATATTGTACAAAGTAGGACCACTAAAATGTACACATTAAAGGAATTGTTCAGCCATAGAAATAATTCCAGTTTTCCAATTTAGATTAGCAGCTTCAGTGCACTTGtgtccattttctttttttttttctttttttttctccttagtCACTCCTGGCTGTGATTTGTGCAAAGATCTGCTTGTTAGTTGGAAATCCCCTTTATTGCAGCAATGTGTATTCACTGCACCACAGATGTGTCTGATTCATTTTTCTCTTCTAAATTGACACACCTTGGAAATTTCTATTGGTGgcttaagtggttaaggctctgggttgtcgAGTGAAatgtcagggttcaagccccagcaccaacAAGCTTCCACTGTTGAGCAAATGAGCAGGCCCTTAACCTTCCCTGCTCCGGGGGCTTTGTGTCGCAGCTGCCCCTGCGTTCCagccccaacctcctcagttgagatatgtaaagaaaagaactacactgtgctgtaatgtgtatgtggcGATATTAAAGGCTTCTACGCcccaattttatttcatttcatttgtttaatttccagtTGCTTTATTCAGAAATTACAACTTTACTAAATTTTCTCTGGAGCAGGTTTTTTGACCccccttctctttcttctgcaGCCGTGGCCACAGAGTCAGGACCCCATGAACCGGGAGGTGCGGCAGCAGCGCTTTGCTCACTTCACCGAGCTGGCAATCATGTCAGTGCAGGAGATTGTGGACTTTGCAAAACAGTTACCTGGTTTCCTGGAGCTTACCCGTGAGGACCAGATTGCCCTGCTCAAGACATCCACCATTGAGGTCAGTCTGCCTTCGGGTCACTTTGACTGGTTTTGTAATaatttgtctgtgttttctcTCATGCAAACATTCACAGTTAGACTAATGTACCATTGTTGGGTCTGCTTCTGCTGTGCCagtttgtaaatattgtatgacTTTTAACTGAGCACCCTGTGCCCCCTAGTGGTAGGGAATGGCTACCACACTTTTTTCAGTCTCTTCTTGTTACAGTATTGTGGTCTATATTTGCATCGTAGATAATGCTGCTAGAGACGTCTCGTCGCTACAATCCAGCGATCGAGAGCATCACTTTCCTCACACCAGACTTCAGCTACAACAAGGAGGACTTTGCCAAAGCAGGTGTGGCTTCATATACATCATTTATGTCAGCTGTCTTGAGCCTAAATTTAGGTGCTATGGCACTGACACACTGAGTTTCCTGAAAACCTTTTGGATGTAGAACTGTACTGCTTATTAAAATTAACATTTAGGAcaaaacttttttaattttttacattttttttctaattggcTCTTCTCTTTGTTTCCACGGTACGGTGGTATTAATGTAGAAAATAGGCTAGTTTGTATGCATATTAATGCATTAAATAATATaccaaaataaactttaaaggTAAACGGTGTACCCATTTGCCATAGTTCATAGTATATTAGTATGACTATCAGACAGGTCTTTTTTATATCATACTGGGTTCTAAGTATGTATAAATCCCTGCTATATGGGTACTAATACTACTGGGATGTATACTCATTTGCCATACTACCGCATATAGTTATTCTAATTTAGGACATTGTTATTTTTCTTGTATTATATTAAGCAATTAGAATTACTAAGATATATTAATTGGAAATACAGACTAAGGGAACCACCTTGTAAGGTGCGTTTCCAACACAGAACGTATGACTATAGACACAGTAGACAGTTGTAGTCTGTGGATGCTTGAATGTAATGGATGGAAGCAATGCTGAGTACACTTTGGTTAGCACAAGTTCTTTAACATTAGTGTGGCATATCAGAATACCGTAGTCAAATCATGTTCTCAAAGTCCAAATCATCCACACCAAGTCGTCTATCTGcattaaaaactgaaaatgttATTGCTTTTTTGCTCCGAGAGAGCAGTTTACAACCTGCCCATGTCCTGAAATAACCTCTCTTCCACCTGGCTTCTTGGCAGGGCTGCAGATCGAGTTCATTAACCCCATCTTTGAGTTCTCTAAGGGCATGAACGACTTGCACCTGGATGAGGCAGAGTATGCGCTGCTTATCGCAATAAATATCTTTTCAGCAGGTCAGTCTATTGCACACATGCAGGACATTTATACAACAGGGTTGAGAAAATTGGAACCACTGATTTGTTgggttaaatgtgtttttaaaagctTATAATAATAGCATGCCTGCGAGTGTCATACACTGATACTACACTTCATTAAACTAAGCTGACACAGTGGGAGTGAGGatgaataatacatttcaaCTGAGGTTGCCAGCTGGAAAGTAACAAACAATTCTTCTTATTGTACAGCACTGTattatgtgcagtgttttcATTCAGAGGTGGTTTATGGATGGTGGTTACTTTGAATAATTCCAGCCTCCACCTCACTCGTGGAGGTTTAAATTCCTGGTGATATACTACAGGATATTTTTTATGAGTTTGGATGACCTTGCTCTAAGGCACTTCTAATACTGCGTAACATTATAGTGTCTTGTCATAGACTGTATATCTTCATCGTTttcctctgtatctgtctgtccttAGACCGACCCAATGTGCAGGATCACGATTTGGTGGAGAAGCTTCAACAGCCGTATGTGGATGCTTTGCATTCATACATCAGGATCAAGAGACCAAATGTAAGTCATGATGGAATAGAAGGGTTCCAAGCAAAGAAAAAATTTACTTGACTTGAGTAGAGTTTTGTTACATTTAGACTAACCACATTGGAAACTTCATTACAAATTAAAGCTACATCCTACTGATGGCTCCACTTCAACAAAAAATAAGCTGTCTCACTATGTGGCAAGTTCTTCCTTCAACATGAAAGAGAAAACTGCCAGTGCACCACCTGTAGTTTTATCAAATTTGGCAGGGAGAAGACGTGTCCATGCTTTCCACATGACACTGTATTTAAATTAAGCTGAAAACAACTAGTGCAAGGAACTGGCAAAGACACACATTGCTTTGAATATTTTTTCCAGCGGGCATCACCTACACCTATTAGGGCAAATTTGAGTAGACAGTCTACCTATTGGTTAGATTTTGGGATGTCTGAGTTAACTCATGTTTACTCAAGGACACAGTACACTCAAGCTCAGGAATCAACCCCATCACACCCAGCTTCCAATCAACCaaaaaaatagcttaaattataACAATATGTACACTGTATTTGCCAAAGGTGTTTGTACACCTGACCATCTCACCTACATGTGGATCCAAGCACACAGTTGTCTTAGAAATTAGttgtatgctgtaacattaaaGATTTCCCTTCATTGAAGTGAAGGAACTCAAACATCTTCTAGCATGACAATATAACAACAAAGGTTTGCCATAGTTGGAATGGAAGAACTTGGGTGTCCTGCACACTGCCCTGACTTCAGCCGCTCTGACCACCTTTGCAATGAACTGAAACACAGATTTGCACGTCTCCTTTTGtgatataataatatcatttttgtttgtatgaaGTGCTGTGTGACTAACCATGCCATGTCCAATCCATATTCTAGGATCATCTGATGTTCCCACGTATGCTGATGAAGCTGGTCAGCCTGCGCACCCTGAGTAGTGTTCACTCTGAGCAGGTCTTTGCTCTGCGACTGCAGGACAAGAAACTTCCTCCTCTTCTGTCTGAAATCTGGGATGTCCATGAATGAAACTGACTACATATGGTCAGCCCCAAGGACATATCCATTTCAGGGTTTTATGGATGAAGGGTACGGATCATACTCTCCTTCAGGCCTGCTAACTTCCCTGGCCTTGAGGAGCTTTATCTTCCTCTGGACTTCTGATTGTACTCTCCTGTGCAGGATACAGTGGTTTGTGGTCGGCCTTCTCAGAATCAGCATTCTATAGACTGTTTTAGGCCATCCAGAAATGTTTAGGGATTGCATATAGACATTTTGTATCCAGATTCATGCCTACTGGAATGAATGACTGTACATTTAAGGCGgttgattatatattttttttacaatacctATTCCACTGGGAAAACTTGCAGCCTATTTGAGCTCAAATCCAGAGAGATGCCTTCAAGGAGCAGATTAATGCAGTAAATTAATTAGCTAGTGGAAAGTTCGGCTCTATACTGCATGGGCATCATTTATCCATGCACTTTGGGGCCAAAAACATGTCATTTCAGACTTGGTCATGGAGCAGTGCTCCTAAAAATGACGTTTTTTGAGGATAATTTGAGAAACAATTGATAAGCCTCTCTCATACATTGCCACTTTTACTTTGATATGAGCTCATATTTATGCCTCTTCAGGGACAGAACAGGAAAAAATTGGGATATATGCAGAAATATTTTAGAGTGATGCATCAGGCACATAGTCTGAAAGCTATATACAAGGAATTTATAGCTTGTATAATGTGAAAGAGGCATTATAGAATATTTCATATAGATGATGTGGCAGGATTCTGAACTGATTGAGTGATGGGGAATAACACAAAGCTTCTCGATTGGCTTGGTGAAGTCCTACAGTTTGCTAttcttttataaatgtaaagagTGGGCATGGCTAGATTAAGGCTACATACAATCTTCCGTTCACGGTCTAGAAGCagtgtgatggtgatggtgaacAGAATGCAAtctctgttttgtttaaaaattaaaacccAACATGTTACTTACAGGGATTGGCAGGTGTCAGTAGACCTGTCAACATAAACCAGTATGCTGCTTACAAAAACTACTGTAAAGTTGGGTTGAGAAATTTCATGTGTAAAATCTATAACATTTAACATATGGGTTTAGAACTTTGTCAATCATTGTCATTTAGTAACTGCAAGTAACAGTTCATTCTACAGTTAACCCCTAATGTCTGGTCCTTGTTGCCTTCTGGGCAGTAGATCCAGGAtgttgcaaaaaaacaaaagaacagtACAATGTAATTAACGGTCTTCTGAACTAGGGGCTAAatatacatgtttgttttttttttgttttgttttgttttaaattattagTGCTACGTCTTTGTCTGGAGCCACACTCTGGCAGCATTCTCATCTGTTGACCACTGCCACACCAATTAAAAGTGCTTATATAATTAAAACGATGTTGATTTGCATGACCCACATTATCTAATTCTGACTGGATTTGGCTTATTTGTAGTAACCTATCGTTACTAACGTATCCTATTCCGTATAAAGTTAGTCAGATGAATGGATTTCTACCGACAAGCTGTACCTGTAATTTTGAGGAAAGTAGCTCTTGTGAGATTTTAGCTCTAATACGCATTGGTGTTATGAACAATCTGTTATAGTGTGAAGAATTTGAGCTTTGTCTAAATCCAGTGATCTTCTCGGTAAAGCATTTCCATGTGATTATCTAAAGTTTTTATTTGCCCCATTTAAACCTGGTCATCTTGTGCACCTTGAAACTGGATTGTATCCAGATAAGATTTTTAACAACATGCGTCTCTGATAGATTAGTAGATTGTCGATATGCAAAGTGTTGCATTCAAACTTTCAGCGaacttttcttattattatgtctttggaccgatcATATTTCATTCCGATTGCTCCGATCacttcatttatataaaatctctTATAAATGCATCCCCGGTgattttacactttttacacatttttaggtGAATTATCTCCATCTGAATATAACCTAATAATGAGGATGAATAAAATTTTCAAGGGTAACTAGGGACTTTATTACTTATAATTTACCTCAACCTATTATTTATGCTTTGGCCATAGTGCCTTAGTGAGTTTAAAAACCCAGTCACGTTTGTGGATGagtagtaatttttttttaaattataatttccCCCTTGGACCCACACGTGT includes the following:
- the nr1h3 gene encoding oxysterols receptor LXR-alpha — protein: MMTTLSETDIADVGHGENLGCVTEEVSVSTAEVKHELQTSPSQPASYTSSPKELSDTLHMDHSDVKLDPSADTPAPVGQPVKRKKGPAPKMLGNEVCSVCGDKASGFHYNVLSCEGCKGFFRRSVIKGAQYVCKNSGRCEMDMYMRRKCQQCRLRKCREAGMLEQCVLSEEQIRLKKMKKQHDEEAGRSSTMSAPSPAADIPPLAPEQQEMIEKLVAMQKQSNKRSFIDRRKVTPWPQSQDPMNREVRQQRFAHFTELAIMSVQEIVDFAKQLPGFLELTREDQIALLKTSTIEIMLLETSRRYNPAIESITFLTPDFSYNKEDFAKAGLQIEFINPIFEFSKGMNDLHLDEAEYALLIAINIFSADRPNVQDHDLVEKLQQPYVDALHSYIRIKRPNDHLMFPRMLMKLVSLRTLSSVHSEQVFALRLQDKKLPPLLSEIWDVHE